The proteins below are encoded in one region of Streptomyces sp. NBC_00490:
- a CDS encoding PLP-dependent cysteine synthase family protein has protein sequence MRYDSPLAAVGNTPLVRLPRLSPSDDVRVWAKLEDRNPTGSVKDRPALHMIEQAEKDGRLTPGCTILEPTSGNTGISLAMAAKLKGYRMVCVMPENTSQERRELLGMWGAEIIPSPAAGGSNTAVRVAKELSAEHPDWVMLYQYGNPDNAGAHYATTGPEILTDLPSITHFVAGLGTTGTLMGVGRYLREHKPDVKIVAAEPRYDDLVYGLRNLDEGFVPELYDASVLTTRFSVGSADAVTRTRELLQQEGIFAGVSTGAALHAAIGVGHKALKAGESADIVFVVADGGWKYLSTGVYTAATTEEAIETLQGQLWA, from the coding sequence ATGCGCTACGACTCCCCGCTGGCCGCGGTGGGCAACACCCCTCTGGTGCGCCTGCCGCGGCTGTCGCCGTCCGACGACGTCCGTGTCTGGGCCAAGCTGGAGGACCGCAACCCCACCGGCTCGGTCAAGGACCGCCCGGCCCTGCACATGATCGAGCAGGCGGAGAAGGACGGCCGCCTCACCCCGGGCTGCACCATCCTGGAGCCCACCAGCGGCAACACCGGCATCTCCCTGGCCATGGCCGCCAAGCTCAAGGGCTACCGCATGGTCTGCGTCATGCCCGAGAACACCTCGCAGGAGCGTCGGGAGCTGCTCGGCATGTGGGGCGCGGAGATCATCCCGTCGCCCGCCGCGGGCGGCTCCAACACGGCCGTACGCGTCGCCAAGGAACTGTCCGCCGAGCATCCCGACTGGGTGATGCTCTATCAGTACGGCAACCCGGACAACGCGGGCGCCCACTACGCCACGACCGGCCCGGAGATCCTCACCGACCTCCCCTCCATCACCCACTTCGTGGCGGGCCTCGGCACCACCGGCACCCTGATGGGCGTCGGCCGCTACCTGCGCGAGCACAAGCCGGACGTCAAGATCGTCGCCGCCGAGCCGCGCTACGACGACCTCGTGTACGGCCTGCGCAACCTCGACGAGGGCTTCGTGCCCGAGCTCTACGACGCCTCGGTCCTGACGACCCGTTTCTCGGTCGGCTCCGCGGACGCGGTCACCCGCACCCGTGAACTCCTCCAGCAGGAGGGCATCTTCGCGGGCGTCTCCACGGGCGCCGCCCTGCACGCCGCGATCGGCGTCGGCCACAAGGCGCTGAAGGCGGGGGAGAGCGCGGACATCGTGTTCGTCGTCGCGGACGGCGGCTGGAAGTACCTGTCGACGGGGGTCTACACGGCGGCGACGACGGAGGAAGCGATCGAGACGCTGCAGGGCCAGCTCTGGGCGTAA
- a CDS encoding LacI family DNA-binding transcriptional regulator: protein MTRRIHGQRPTIKDVARRSGVSRSTVSRVINGEPKVRAEVVEQVRQVIAELGYVPNQAARQLVTHRTNAVAVVADQPDGRLFLDPYFDRLLRGIRKELALHGAQAVLLFLDEPDDHARVADYLGGGHVDAAVLFSLHPGGRLHEMIGRLDIPAVFGGRPLLLDGDTVRAHAYVDGDNRGGARQAVRHLVSLGRRHIATVTGPHDQEHSAAERLAGYRDVLPDAPPELVERADYTRQGGTDAMAALLDRRPDLDAVFVASDLMALGALEALRARGRRVPEDVAVVGFDDLAEIAEATDPPLTTVHQDVGEMGRLMARLLFDRPSDLPSVVVPTRLVLRASA from the coding sequence TTGACGCGACGGATCCACGGACAGCGCCCCACGATCAAAGACGTCGCACGTCGGTCGGGGGTGTCGAGATCCACCGTCTCGCGGGTGATCAACGGTGAGCCCAAGGTGCGCGCCGAGGTCGTCGAACAGGTCCGGCAGGTCATCGCCGAGCTGGGCTACGTCCCCAACCAGGCCGCCCGGCAACTGGTCACCCACCGCACGAACGCCGTCGCCGTGGTCGCGGACCAGCCGGACGGCCGGCTCTTCCTCGACCCCTACTTCGACCGCCTCCTGCGCGGCATCCGTAAGGAACTCGCCCTGCACGGCGCCCAGGCCGTCCTGCTCTTCCTGGACGAGCCGGACGACCACGCGCGCGTGGCCGACTACCTCGGCGGCGGCCACGTCGACGCGGCCGTCCTGTTCTCCCTGCACCCCGGCGGCCGGCTGCACGAGATGATCGGCCGCCTCGACATCCCCGCCGTCTTCGGCGGCCGCCCCCTCCTGCTCGACGGTGACACCGTGCGCGCCCACGCCTATGTCGACGGCGACAACCGGGGCGGAGCCCGGCAGGCCGTCCGGCACCTCGTCTCCCTGGGCCGCCGTCACATCGCGACCGTCACCGGCCCCCACGACCAGGAGCACTCCGCCGCCGAACGCCTCGCCGGCTACCGCGACGTCCTCCCCGACGCCCCGCCGGAGCTGGTCGAACGCGCCGACTACACCCGCCAGGGCGGCACCGACGCCATGGCCGCGCTGCTCGACCGCCGCCCTGACCTGGACGCCGTCTTCGTCGCCTCGGACCTGATGGCCCTGGGAGCCCTGGAGGCCCTGCGCGCCCGGGGGCGCCGCGTCCCCGAGGACGTGGCCGTCGTAGGGTTCGACGACCTCGCCGAGATCGCCGAGGCGACCGACCCGCCGCTGACCACGGTCCACCAGGACGTGGGGGAGATGGGGCGCCTGATGGCCCGGCTGCTGTTCGACCGTCCCTCGGACCTGCCCTCGGTCGTCGTACCCACCCGGCTCGTCCTGCGCGCGTCCGCCTGA
- a CDS encoding putative leader peptide, which yields MVFDDVSEKTPGMLLVARLHVDLCRLASAIC from the coding sequence ATGGTTTTTGACGACGTGAGCGAAAAGACGCCGGGCATGCTGCTCGTGGCGCGGCTGCACGTCGACCTGTGCAGGCTCGCCAGCGCCATCTGTTGA
- a CDS encoding type II toxin-antitoxin system PemK/MazF family toxin, with protein sequence MDTSWWLALAAVVLLALVATLVDGWGRGRRPQGRRARPPGRPGPRTGSARPRPAEIWWANVPFEDGPGAKDRPCLVLAVRGRRAVVAKITSKYHDERAGVIPLPPGSVGDAHGRASFLETDELREVAVWDFRRRVGVVDPVLWDQVRHLAT encoded by the coding sequence ATGGACACGTCCTGGTGGCTGGCGCTCGCGGCGGTGGTACTGCTGGCGCTGGTCGCCACGCTCGTGGACGGGTGGGGACGGGGGCGCAGACCGCAGGGTCGCAGGGCGCGGCCGCCGGGGCGACCCGGGCCGCGGACCGGCAGCGCGCGGCCGCGGCCCGCGGAGATCTGGTGGGCGAACGTGCCCTTCGAGGACGGGCCGGGGGCGAAGGACCGGCCGTGTCTGGTGCTCGCGGTGCGCGGGAGGCGGGCGGTCGTCGCGAAGATCACCAGCAAGTACCACGACGAGCGGGCCGGGGTGATCCCGTTGCCCCCGGGTTCGGTGGGCGATGCGCACGGGCGCGCCAGCTTCCTGGAGACGGACGAGCTGCGCGAGGTGGCGGTGTGGGACTTCCGGCGGCGGGTGGGTGTGGTGGACCCGGTCCTGTGGGACCAGGTCCGTCACCTGGCGACGTAA
- a CDS encoding MBL fold metallo-hydrolase, which produces MKLTVVGCSGSFPSAESACSSYLVEADGFRLLLDMGNGALGELQRHCGLYDLDAIFLSHLHADHCIDMCAYFVARYYRHDGGRCDPIPVYGPEGTEHRLTTAYADTPTASSMSEVFDFHTVKPSTFEVGPFTVHTERVAHPVEAYGIRVEHGGKSLTYSGDTGITPVLDELARDTDLFLCEAAFTHGKEDIPDLHLNGREAGETAARAGARRLVLTHIPPWTDPQVNLTDARAVYDGPVELATPRVSYDI; this is translated from the coding sequence ATGAAGCTCACCGTCGTCGGCTGCTCGGGGTCGTTCCCGTCCGCGGAATCGGCCTGCTCGAGCTACCTCGTAGAGGCCGACGGCTTCCGGCTGCTTCTCGACATGGGCAACGGTGCCCTTGGCGAGCTGCAGCGCCACTGCGGTCTCTACGACCTCGACGCGATCTTCCTCAGCCATCTGCACGCCGACCACTGCATCGACATGTGCGCGTACTTCGTCGCACGCTACTACCGCCACGACGGCGGCCGCTGCGATCCGATCCCGGTCTACGGACCCGAGGGCACGGAACACCGGCTGACCACCGCCTACGCGGACACCCCGACCGCCTCCTCCATGAGCGAGGTCTTCGACTTCCACACGGTCAAGCCGTCCACCTTCGAGGTCGGCCCCTTCACCGTGCACACCGAGCGCGTGGCGCATCCCGTGGAGGCGTACGGCATCCGCGTCGAGCACGGCGGCAAGTCGCTCACGTACTCCGGCGACACCGGTATCACCCCCGTGCTGGACGAACTCGCCCGGGACACCGACCTGTTCCTGTGCGAGGCCGCGTTCACCCACGGCAAGGAGGACATCCCCGACCTGCATCTCAACGGCCGCGAGGCGGGTGAGACGGCGGCCCGGGCAGGCGCCCGCCGCCTGGTCCTCACCCACATCCCCCCGTGGACCGACCCGCAGGTCAACCTCACCGACGCCCGCGCGGTCTACGACGGTCCGGTGGAGCTGGCGACGCCGAGGGTGTCGTACGACATCTGA
- a CDS encoding MoaD/ThiS family protein: MAIEVRIPTILRTYTDGQKSVEGNGDTLAELFADLETRHPGVQARIVDGGELRRFVNVYLNDEDVRFLDGITTKLSDGDNVTILPAVAGGMA, translated from the coding sequence ATGGCCATCGAGGTCCGCATCCCCACCATCCTCCGCACCTACACCGACGGCCAGAAGTCGGTGGAGGGCAACGGGGACACCCTCGCCGAGCTCTTCGCCGACCTCGAGACCCGGCACCCGGGCGTCCAGGCCCGCATCGTGGACGGCGGCGAGCTGCGCCGCTTCGTCAACGTCTACCTCAACGACGAGGACGTCCGCTTCCTCGACGGCATCACCACGAAGCTGTCGGACGGCGACAACGTCACGATCCTGCCGGCCGTCGCCGGCGGCATGGCCTGA